From Atribacterota bacterium, a single genomic window includes:
- a CDS encoding FAD-dependent oxidoreductase yields MSSFTHLFEPIWIGNVEIPNRICHVPTDISSAHADGSVSARDIHHHATIAKGGTGFIIVGATSPQGNTGRSTVTCLVADGDEYIPGLARLAEAMHRYGAKCAVQLQHPGRQAALPRSGKFASTDMVVNLPWSQSRPILYASEEESVTRKSVHVLTTDEIIVLIDLFAEASWRVKQAGFDAVELHAAHGYLISEFMSPYLNRRTDRFGGSFDNRMRFPLAIIEAIQKKCGRDFPVLVRYSVDEWVPGGRELPESIQVAKVFEEAGVAALDLSQCIQESPGAGFDPMYYEEGWTIYASEAIKKEVKIPVINSHSLRNPEYCEKILAEGKTDMVGLSRQLLADPYWPIKAKYGQVRSIRRCISCLTGCWQESLMAKKEIACAINPACGNAAFEIRDRVTQPLRVAVVGGGPAGMEAARHAAERGHQVTLYEKTGELGGAILGCCLTPGKEKMKWYADWIRNEINRLDIDLRLRCAPSWEELAQYDAVINATGAHSYVPRVAGMVERVIPFEAILACPKVSCEFHPKDGRKPQKIEGERVIVWGDHYPAADTAAFLASIGKAVTIVTPYKEFGSTIEVIHMYVLRKRFQQKDAEALHSKPFRYPVTVFPNSILLEIGDGTVTLLRNGEFWSLPYDAIVTCFTRPDAEIFTQLRNHGVPVVSVGDAVKPRNLHAAVKEGAWAGLTVEKGRLYNPNGAFVNDLPLDVESQILGLGEKEEG; encoded by the coding sequence ATGTCTTCGTTCACACATCTTTTTGAACCGATTTGGATTGGCAATGTGGAAATTCCCAATCGTATTTGCCACGTGCCAACCGATATCAGCTCCGCTCATGCCGATGGCTCAGTGAGCGCTCGGGATATTCATCACCATGCTACCATCGCCAAAGGGGGAACCGGTTTTATCATCGTGGGGGCAACTTCCCCTCAGGGGAATACCGGTCGCTCTACGGTGACATGCCTTGTGGCTGATGGGGATGAATACATTCCGGGATTAGCACGTTTGGCGGAAGCTATGCACCGCTACGGAGCAAAATGTGCGGTGCAACTGCAGCATCCCGGTCGACAGGCAGCGTTGCCCCGTTCGGGGAAATTTGCTTCCACCGATATGGTGGTGAATTTGCCCTGGTCACAGAGCCGTCCTATCCTCTATGCCAGTGAGGAGGAGAGTGTAACCCGTAAATCGGTTCACGTTCTGACCACCGATGAAATCATTGTTTTGATTGACCTTTTTGCGGAGGCGTCCTGGCGGGTAAAACAGGCTGGTTTTGATGCCGTGGAACTCCATGCCGCACACGGGTATCTCATTTCGGAGTTTATGAGCCCTTATTTGAATCGTCGCACTGACCGATTTGGGGGAAGCTTTGATAATCGGATGCGTTTCCCCCTGGCTATCATCGAGGCCATTCAAAAAAAGTGTGGGCGGGATTTTCCGGTGCTTGTACGCTATTCGGTGGATGAATGGGTGCCGGGAGGGAGGGAGTTGCCGGAGTCCATTCAGGTAGCGAAGGTTTTTGAAGAAGCTGGGGTGGCGGCACTGGATCTCAGTCAGTGCATTCAGGAAAGTCCCGGGGCAGGGTTTGACCCCATGTACTATGAAGAAGGATGGACGATATACGCTTCAGAAGCCATTAAGAAGGAAGTGAAAATTCCGGTCATTAACAGCCATTCTCTACGTAATCCGGAGTACTGTGAGAAGATCCTTGCTGAAGGGAAGACCGACATGGTGGGCCTTTCGCGGCAACTCCTGGCTGATCCTTACTGGCCGATTAAGGCTAAATACGGCCAGGTGAGATCAATTCGCCGTTGCATTTCCTGCCTCACGGGATGCTGGCAGGAATCACTCATGGCGAAAAAGGAAATTGCTTGTGCCATCAACCCTGCTTGTGGTAATGCTGCTTTTGAAATCCGCGATCGAGTGACGCAACCTCTGCGTGTTGCGGTCGTGGGAGGGGGACCGGCAGGAATGGAAGCAGCCAGACACGCTGCAGAGAGAGGACACCAGGTTACCCTTTACGAAAAGACCGGGGAACTCGGGGGTGCAATTTTGGGATGTTGTCTGACGCCGGGGAAGGAGAAAATGAAGTGGTACGCCGACTGGATTCGAAACGAAATCAATCGGCTTGATATTGACCTGCGACTTCGATGTGCGCCTTCCTGGGAGGAACTCGCCCAGTACGATGCGGTCATCAATGCCACCGGAGCACATTCCTACGTTCCTCGGGTAGCGGGAATGGTAGAACGAGTGATTCCCTTTGAGGCAATTCTTGCTTGTCCAAAAGTTTCCTGCGAATTTCATCCCAAAGACGGAAGAAAACCCCAAAAAATCGAAGGAGAACGGGTCATTGTCTGGGGAGACCACTATCCGGCAGCAGACACTGCAGCATTTCTGGCTTCTATTGGGAAAGCGGTCACCATTGTTACACCGTATAAAGAATTTGGGTCTACGATTGAGGTCATCCACATGTACGTTTTACGAAAGCGATTCCAGCAGAAGGACGCTGAAGCCCTTCATTCCAAACCCTTCCGGTACCCGGTGACGGTATTTCCAAACAGTATACTTTTGGAAATCGGGGATGGTACAGTAACGCTCCTGCGTAATGGTGAATTTTGGTCCCTTCCGTATGATGCCATCGTGACCTGCTTTACTCGGCCTGACGCAGAGATCTTTACCCAACTGAGAAATCATGGGGTTCCGGTGGTCAGTGTGGGTGATGCCGTAAAACCCCGTAACCTCCACGCTGCAGTGAAAGAGGGTGCCTGGGCGGGGTTAACTGTGGAAAAGGGACGGTTATATAATCCTAATGGTGCTTTCGTCAACGATTTGCCGTTAGATGTCGAAAGTCAAATTCTGGGCCTGGGAGAGAAAGAGGAGGGATAA
- a CDS encoding Gfo/Idh/MocA family oxidoreductase, whose amino-acid sequence MVLRTLVVGVGGMGASHAKAYALLPYFEIVGFVVAKNVERAKKLAQELDLSVPVFTDYYEAMRVTNPQVVSINTYVDTHAEYAIYAMQKGAHVFLEKPIAQTVAEGKRVVQVAQETKRKLVVGYILRHHPAWQRFVDYAWKMGKPLVMRMNLNQQSFGREWMVHKEFIRRMPPLVDCGIHYVDVMCRMVQAKPTRVHGIAARLTNEIPPDTHNYGALQIVFEDGSVGWYEVGWGPMISRTAFFVKDVIGPKGSVSIGKDVSAVDPSDVSQHTAVNTLVVHWSDTDSEGKRMREDEYIEISDEPSHEELCQREQEYLYQAIVEDLDLSQELKDAVESLRICFGAVESYLTGHAVSL is encoded by the coding sequence ATGGTATTACGAACGCTGGTAGTTGGTGTTGGGGGGATGGGAGCATCACATGCTAAGGCGTATGCCCTTTTGCCTTATTTTGAGATCGTAGGGTTCGTAGTGGCCAAAAACGTGGAACGGGCAAAGAAGCTTGCGCAGGAACTTGACCTTTCGGTACCGGTTTTCACCGATTACTATGAAGCAATGCGTGTTACCAACCCTCAAGTGGTCTCCATCAATACCTATGTGGATACCCATGCTGAGTACGCCATTTATGCCATGCAGAAAGGGGCTCATGTTTTCCTGGAGAAACCCATTGCGCAAACCGTTGCGGAGGGAAAACGAGTGGTACAAGTTGCCCAAGAGACAAAGCGAAAGCTCGTGGTTGGCTATATTCTGCGACATCACCCGGCCTGGCAGAGGTTTGTCGATTATGCCTGGAAGATGGGGAAGCCTCTGGTTATGCGGATGAACCTGAATCAACAGAGTTTCGGTCGCGAATGGATGGTACACAAGGAATTCATCCGGCGTATGCCTCCCCTTGTGGACTGTGGTATCCACTATGTGGATGTTATGTGTCGGATGGTTCAAGCCAAACCCACTCGGGTACATGGGATTGCGGCACGGTTGACGAATGAAATTCCTCCAGATACCCACAACTACGGGGCACTCCAGATCGTCTTTGAAGATGGCTCGGTGGGGTGGTACGAAGTGGGTTGGGGTCCAATGATAAGTAGAACCGCCTTTTTTGTAAAGGACGTCATTGGACCGAAAGGGTCAGTCAGTATCGGTAAAGATGTGAGCGCTGTTGACCCTTCCGATGTATCCCAGCACACCGCGGTGAATACATTGGTTGTTCACTGGAGTGATACCGATAGCGAAGGAAAAAGAATGCGTGAAGATGAGTATATCGAGATTTCCGATGAACCGAGTCATGAGGAATTGTGTCAACGTGAACAGGAGTACCTCTATCAGGCGATTGTTGAAGACCTCGACCTCTCGCAGGAGCTTAAGGATGCGGTGGAAAGTCTTCGGATTTGTTTTGGGGCAGTGGAGTCCTATTTAACAGGGCATGCCGTTTCGCTATGA